A region from the Triticum aestivum cultivar Chinese Spring chromosome 3D, IWGSC CS RefSeq v2.1, whole genome shotgun sequence genome encodes:
- the LOC123077733 gene encoding protein trichome birefringence-like 38, with translation MEKQRHLPLTERICHCQHCPDAFHFHLHIPALSFTLPTPWPSQEPPRRARSSPPLPVRLLLGRRSDMRRRTVIAATIVALLLVACTAAAAAAALTISKKNQHRPASESSGGACDMFAGAWVADESYPLYDSASCPFVRGEFDCRRFSRPDKQYLKYRWQPSPPCSPPRFDGLALLRMWGGKKVMFVGDSLALNQYESLLCMIHAAAPDARATVSPRSGRVDPATTVTFDEYNVTLVYYLSHYLVDIVSEKAGRVLKLDKIDEGRNWLGADVLVFDSWHWWPRSGKDQPWDYIQEGSQVAKDMDRMVAFTKALNTWAGWVDANLVQTSAKVFFQGISPSHYRGQEWGASPRKSCAGETEPLNSTGGPYPGGPIPQQAVIRNALARMAKPVYLLDFTYLSQLRKDAHPGKYGGMFGQDCTHWCIAGLPDTWNILFYAALTGQDA, from the exons ATGGAGAAACAGCGGCACCTACCATTAACGGAGCGCATCTGCCACTGCCAGCACTGCCCGGATGCCTTCCACTTCCACCTACATATACCCGCCCTCTCCTTCACGCTTCCCACTCCTTGGCCGTCACAAGAACCTCCCCGGCGCGCCCGATCCTCGCCCCCATTGCCcgtccgcctcctcctcggccGGAGGAGCGACATGAGGCGCCGCACGGTGATCGCCGCGACCATCGTGGCCCTGCTCCTGGTGGCAtgcaccgcggcggcggcggccgccgcgctGACGATCTCCAAGAAAAACCAGCACCGGCCGGCGTCGGAGTCCTCCGGCGGCGCGTGCGACATGTTCGCGGGGGCCTGGGTGGCGGACGAGTCGTACCCACTCTACGACTCGGCGAGCTGCCCCTTCGTCCGCGGCGAGTTCGACtgccgccggttcagccgccccgacAAGCAGTACCTCAAGTACCGGTGGCAGCCCAGCCCGCCCTGCTCCCCGCCCAG GTTCGACGGGCTGGCGCTGCTGCGGATGTGGGGCGGCAAGAAGGTGATGTTCGTGGGCGACTCGCTGGCGCTGAACCAGTACGAGTCGCTGCTGTGCATGATCCACGCCGCGGCGCCCGACGCCCGGGCCACCGTCTCGCCGCGGTCCGGGAGGGTCGACCCGGCGACCACCGTCACGTTCGAT GAGTACAACGTGACGCTGGTGTACTACCTGTCGCACTACCTGGTGGACATCGTGAGCGAGAAGGCCGGCCGCGTGCTCAAGCTCGACAAGATCGACGAGGGCCGCAACTGGCTCGGCGCCGACGTGCTCGTCTTCGACTCCTGGCACTGGTGGCCGCGCTCCGGCAAGGATCAGCC CTGGGACTATATCCAGGAGGGCAGCCAGGTGGCCAAGGACATGGACCGGATGGTGGCCTTCACCAAGGCGCTCAACACCTGGGCCGGATGGGTGGACGCCAACCTTGTCCAGACCAGCGCCAAAGTATTCTTCCAGGGCATCTCTCCCTCTCACTACAG GGGGCAAGAATGGGGCGCGTCGCCGAGGAAGTCGTGCGCCGGCGAGACGGAGCCGCTGAACAGCACCGGGGGGCCGTACCCCGGCGGGCCGATCCCGCAGCAGGCGGTGATCAGGAACGCCCTCGCCCGCATGGCCAAGCCGGTGTACCTGCTGGACTTCACCTACCTGTCGCAGCTGAGGAAGGACGCGCACCCGGGCAAGTACGGCGGCATGTTCGGCCAGGACTGCACCCACTGGTGCATCGCCGGCCTGCCGGACACCTGGAACATCCTCTTCTACGCCGCTCTCACCGGCCAAGATGCTTGA